In Labrus bergylta chromosome 11, fLabBer1.1, whole genome shotgun sequence, one genomic interval encodes:
- the baz1b gene encoding tyrosine-protein kinase BAZ1B translates to MAPLLGRKPYPLVKPLSEAPGPGEEVYIIEHTKEAFRNKEEYEARLQRYAERIWTCKSTGSNQLTHNEAWEEEQEVTELLQEEYPQWFEKPVLEMVHHNTVSLDKLVEMAWVEILTKYAADEECDFLVGKDKSLRVKVVKIHPLENPEGETGEKKLEGACDSPSSDKENASQENQRKEPPPREEENRRESLSDRARRSPRKLPTATKEEKKKWVMPKFLPHKYDVKLINEDKVISDVPVDSLNRTERPPTKEIIRYYIRHYALRLGMGESAPWVVEDELVKKFNLPSKFSDFLLDPHKFLAENPSAKRKSLTSPEGKPSKKPKTSDTSGEDTGNEKGEKKRKKKDASGMPLSPTIWGHMQKIKMNGSPLKVKSPGTPKKGEGKGSSPSTPKSGKKKEGKKTGKSGDKKLNILKASKKDGKAGPKTPKMKQMTLLHLAKSTPAGSPKKRARSTGLGTPKLGKPLPPMALHLLRYYKENKGKEDKKTSLSSLISKAAKTLSPDDRGRLPEELRELVQKRWELLEEKKRWAALSEEERQEEMKKRREELKEKLREKAKERREKEMLVRREQSRRYEDQEIEGGKNLPAFKLVDMPEGLPNTLFGDVAMVVDFLHCYAGLLMPDDQYPINSVALMEALAGERSGFLYLNRVLVVLLQTLLQDELAEGYSELDMPLSEIPLTMHSVSELARLCLRPCDAHGEESGQGSEDSGPLGGFDDVVTSEFLEKLETIEVFELGPEEKVHLLVALCHRILMTYSVEDHVDAKQQRSAELWRERLAMMKEVNDRKREEKRKRKEMEGKGEKKKEGASKKESKKEVKLEPKVEPEPEDMISSVKSRRLMSMQVKKEKEEMDRLNKERMEKEAEEERMRKQRAATEKAFQDGIAKARLVMRRSPLGTDRNHNRYWVFSDVVPGLYIEKGWVHEGIDYSFTPPPEEKPAEPEVDEEEDGGSTATQDSQEAEKDDGSIDGAVSEGTQQGAAADICIETTVPKQGQNLWFICDNLAELEELVESLHSHGVRESELKAKIQSRYQDILHSVHLTRKGKMGLRTCDGYAELLKYLRSDIQEVASRLQKGGLGYLDDNEDIEEQLKEMESLKEFGECIITIQACVIKKFLQGFMAPKQKKKRKQGGEESSKAEEVDEEKRLAEEARVATAVEKWKTAIREAQTFSRMHVLLGMLDACIKWDMSAENARCKVCRRKGDDEKLILCDECNKAFHLFCLRPALYRIPAGEWLCPACQPTVARRGSRSRNYNQDTDEEEDEEDSEEEDSEEEEEDEEENDYKAMGHSLRPRKKNKQSSSRQKSSKSKSKKRSSSSSQSSKLRSGPNSPADIDELVRQSSQTGVRRQVLELERCEEILKKLMKFRFSWPFREPVSVDEAEDYLDIISQPMDFQTMLGKFSQSSYRNAQDFLEDIKLVFANAEEYNQQGSSVLSCMVKTEQTFTELLQKLLPSLSYLRRRSRKRISQQPVTSEEEEDDDEEAEEEEEEEEEEEEEPKKKMQNGKSNRKSRNSRGRREEESESEEAEEDDEEDDGRRRSKRATATSGKKDYREQNSDGERDTRRTRQRGGRGEAGGTSSDEERSNQQRHSKRQKRS, encoded by the exons ATGGCACCGCTTTTAGGCCGGAAGCCGTACCCACTAGTGAAGCCGCTATCCGAGGCACCAGGCCCGGGAGAGGAGGTCTACATCATCGAGCACACCAAGGAGGCCTTCAGGAACAAAGA AGAGTATGAGGCTCGCTTGCAAAGGTATGCTGAGCGCATCTGGACCTGTAAGAGCACTGGAAGCAACCAGCTCACCCACAACGAAGCATGGGAGGAGGAACAAGAAGTCACTGAGCT GCTTCAAGAGGAGTATCCCCAGTGGTTTGAGAAGCCGGTCCTGGAGATGGTCCACCACAACACAGTGTCTCTAGACAAACTGGTTGAAATGGCCTGGGTGGAAATCCTTACAAAGTATGCTGCGGATGAAGAATGTGACTTCCTG GTGGGAAAGGACAAAAGCTTGCGAGTGAAGGTGGTGAAGATCCACCCCCTAGAAAACCCAGAGGGAGAGACGGGGGAGAAGAAGCTTGAAGGAGCCTGTGATTCTCCGTCCAGCGACAAGGAGAATGCAAGTCAGGAGAACCAAAGGAAGGAACCTCCCCCCCGAGAGGAGGAGAACAGAAGAGAGAGTCTCA GTGACAGGGCAAGACGTTCACCTAGGAAACTTCCCACAGCCAcgaaggaagagaagaagaaatgggTGATGCCCAAATTCCTTCCTCATAAATACGATGTGAAGCTCATTAATGAGGACAAG GTGATCAGTGATGTCCCAGTGGACAGCCTGAACAGAACAGAGCGCCCGCCAACCAAGGAAATCATACGCTACTACATCAGACACTACGCGCTGAGGCTGGGCATGGGAGAGAGTGCTCCATGGGTGGTTGAAGATGAGCTGGTGAAAAAATTTAATCTTCCCAGCAAATTTAGTGACTTCCTTCTTGATCCACACAAG TTTTTAGCAGAGAATCCCTCAGCAAAGCGTAAGAGCCTGACATCTCCAGAAGGTAAACCAAGTAAAAAGCCGAAGACCTCAGACACATCAGGAGAGGATACAGGAAACGagaagggagagaagaaaaggaaaaagaaggatGCTTCAGGCATGCCACTCAGCCCAACCATTTGGGGCCACATGCAG aaaataaagatgaatgGTTCCCCACTCAAGGTGAAAAGTCCAGGAACTCCCAAGAAAGGGGAAGGGAAAGGCTCTTCTCCCTCCACTCCAAAATCAGGcaaaaagaaggaaggaaagaaaactgGGAAAAGTGGAGATAAGAAGCTCAACATTCTCAAGGCTTCCAAAAAAGATGGCAAAGCTGGTCCTAAGACACCAAAGATGAAGCAGATGACCCTGCTTCATCTGGCTAAGAGCACCCCTGCTGGGAGTCCTAAGAAGAGAGCCCGCAGTACTGGTCTGGGTACCCCTAAACTGGGGAAGCCATTGCCTCCTATGGCCCTGCACCTCCTCCGTTACTATAAGGAGAACAAGGGTAAAGAAGACAAGAAGACCTCACTTTCTTCCCTCATCTCCAAGGCTGCAAAGACCCTGTCCCCTGATGATCGGGGCCGGCTGCCAGAGGAGCTTCGGGAGCTGGTGCAGAAACGCTGGGAGCTACTCGAGGAGAAGAAGCGATGGGCGGCCTTGAGCGAAGAGGAAAGACaggaagaaatgaagaaaagacgCGAGGAACTCAAAGAGAAGCTGCGAGAAAAGGCCAAGGAGAGGCGCGAGAAGGAGATGCTGGTCCGTCGTGAACAATCCCGCAGATACGAGGACCAGGAGATTGAAGGTGGCAAGAACCTGCCAGCATTCAAACTAGTAGACATGCCAGAGGGGCTGCCCAACACCCTGTTTGGTGATGTAGCTATGGTGGTGGACTTTCTCCACTGCTATGCAGGGCTGCTAATGCCAGATGATCAATATCCCATCAATTCAGTGGCTCTGATGGAAGCACTGGCAGGGGAACGATCCGGCTTCCTCTATCTGAACCGTGTGCTGGTGGTGCTACTTCAGACGCTGCTGCAGGACGAGCTGGCAGAAGGCTACAGTGAGCTTGATATGCCCTTATCTGAGATCCCTCTCACCATGCACTCGGTGTCAGAGCTCGCACGGTTGTGCCTACGACCATGCGACGCCCACGGAGAGGAAAGCGGTCAAGGCTCGGAGGATTCTGGGCCACTGGGGGGCTTCGATGATGTTGTGACCAGCGAATTCTTGGAGAAACTTGAGACAATCGAGGTGTTTGAGCTGGGCCCAGAGGAGAAGGTTCACCTGCTGGTGGCTCTGTGTCACCGCATACTCATGACATACTCAGTTGAGGACCATGTTGATGCAAAGCAGCAGCGCTCGGCGGAGCTGTGGAGAGAGCGTCTTGCAATGATGAAAGAGGTTAATGACCGCAAGagggaagagaagaggaagcgGAAAGAGATGGAGGGCAAAG gagagaaaaagaaagagggagctTCTAAGAAGGAGAGCAAAAAAGAAGTAAAGTTGGAGCCAAAGGTGGAGCCAGAGCCGGAGGACATGATCAGTTCAGTGAAGAGCCGGCGGCTGATGTCCATGCAagtgaagaaggagaaggaggagatggacagACTAAACAAAG AGCGTATGGAGAAAGAGGCAGAAGAGGAGCGAATGCGTAAACAGAGAGCTGCTACAGAAAAGGCCTTCCAGGATGGTATCGCCAAAGCCAGACTCGTCATGCGCAGGTCTCCACTGGGTACCGACAGGAATCATAACCG atACTGGGTTTTCTCAGATGTGGTTCCTGGTCTGTACATTGAGAAAGGCTGGGTGCATGAAGGCATCGATTACAGCTTCACTCCTCCACCTGAGGAAAAACCAGCCGAGCCTGAGGTggacgaggaagaggatggCGGCTCTACTGCTACTCAGGATTCACAAG AGGCTGAAAAAGATGATGGCAGCATAGATGGTGCTGTGAGTGAGGGAacccagcagggggcagcagctGACATCTGTATAGAAACTACTGTTCCCAAACAGGGACAGAACCTCTG GTTCATTTGTGATAACCTAGCTGAGCTTGAGGAGCTGGTGGAAAGTCTTCATTCTCATGGCGTTCGAGAAAGTGAACTGAAGGCAAAGATACAAAGCAG ATACCAGGACATCCTGCACTCAGTCCATCTGACTCGAAAGGGTAAAATGGGCCTCAGGACCTGCGACGGCTATGCAGAGCTACTCAAGTATCTGCGCAGCGACATCCAGGAAGTAGCTTCACGACTCCAGAAAGGTGGCCTGGGATATCTGGATGACAACGAAGACATTGAAGAACAG CTGAAAGAAATGGAGAGCTTGAAAGAGTTTGGAGAGTGCATCATTACTATTCAGGCCTGCGTGATCAAAAAGTTCCTTCAGGGATTCATGGCCccaaagcagaaaaagaagagaaagcaaGGAGGGGAAGAAAGCAGCAAGGCCGAGGAGGTCGACGAGGAGAAGAGACTTGCAGAGGAGGCCAGA GTAGCGACAGCAGTGGAGAAGTGGAAGACAGCTATCCGCGAGGCCCAGACCTTTTCCCGCATGCACGTGCTGCTGGGAATGCTGGATGCTTGCATAAAGTGGGACATGTCTGCCGAGAACGCTCGCTGCAAAGTCTGCCGCAGGAAAG GTGATGATGAGAAACTTATCCTCTGTGATGAGTGCAACAAGGCCTTCCACTTGTTCTGTCTGCGACCGGCTCTGTACCGCATCCCTGCAGGGGAGTGGCTGTGCCCGGCCTGCCAACCCACTGTGGCCAGACGAGGATCCCGCTCAAG AAACTACAACCAAGACactgatgaagaagaggatgaggaggactctgaagaggaggactcagaggaagaggaagaggatgaagaagagaatGACTACAAAGCCATGGGCCACAGTT TGAGAccaaggaagaaaaacaagcagTCTTCATCCCGACAGAAAAGTTCAAAAAGCAAATCCAAGAAGCGCTCATCCTCGAGTAGTCAGAGCAGCAAACTGAGGAGCGGCCCCAACAGCCCTGCAGACATCGATGAACTG GTCCGACAGAGTTCACAAACAGGAGTGCGCAGGCAAGTGCTGGAGCTGGAAAGGTGTGAGGAAATCCTCAAGAAACTGATGAAATTCCGCTTCAGCTGGCCTTTCAG GGAGCCTGTGTCCGTGGACGAGGCCGAGGACTACCTGGACATCATTTCCCAGCCTATGGATTTCCAGACAATGCTGGGAAAGTTCAGTCAGAGCTCGTATCGTAATGCTCAGGATTTTCTGGAAGACATAAAACTTGTTTTCGCCAACGCAGAGGAGTACAACCAGCAGGGCAGCTCAGTGCTCTCCTGCATGGTCAAGACGGAGCAGACGTTCACCGAGCTGCTCCAGAAGCTGCTGCC